From a region of the Impatiens glandulifera chromosome 4, dImpGla2.1, whole genome shotgun sequence genome:
- the LOC124936778 gene encoding F-box protein CPR1-like yields MASFFPDEILENVLCRLPVKSLLRLRCVSKPWLSLISSPRFVKLHLNRSVQTKSNLSLFLINGPEFFRWNLYSLDHDLLPPDEVVNHPIDSHPFRCKWYTIGSCDGLICLSKAFDDDSVYLWNPSTKKIIKLPDSLSTKAYYDCCYGFGYDNTNDDYRVVRTGLDRNDKGDIIDYHIQVYSLRSNSWHMPEKFHHCPTYQEKFSIACGALHWTSENIEDEKESWIVAFDLGTEKYRVIPQPEYSGSPCYVCLNNFEGCLSLSCNYYANDVVVVWLLNKYGEKNEYWSKLISFTHTEEMDYPDSIKPVAYSKSGKKILLEMDDKNLVWYNLEQESVEDIVLHDLGPFFDVYSCLESLVSVDVTGTSAEAITNAKEN; encoded by the coding sequence ATGGCGTCATTTTTTCCGGATGAGATTCTAGAAAACGTTCTTTGTCGGTTGCCTGTTAAGTCTCTGCTCCGTTTAAGGTGCGTTTCTAAACCTTGGCTTTCTCTAATTAGTAGCCCTCGTTTCGTCAAATTGCATCTGAACAGATCAGTCCAAACCAAGAGCAATCTTAGTTTATTCCTGATAAACGGCCCCGAATTCTTTCGGTGGAATTTGTATTCCCTCGACCACGATCTTCTACCGCCGGATGAGGTCGTAAACCATCCGATCGATAGCCATCCGTTTAGGTGTAAGTGGTATACAATCGGCTCTTGTGACGGATTGATCTGCTTGTCAAAGGCCTTTGATGATGATTCTGTCTATTTATGGAATCCATCaacaaagaaaattataaaactgCCTGACTCACTGTCTACCAAAGCCTACTATGATTGTTGTTATGGATTTGGTTACGATAACACTAATGACGATTACAGAGTGGTGAGAACTGGTTTGGATAGAAATGATAAAGGAGACATCATTGATTACCATATTCAGGTTTATAGTTTGAGATCCAATTCGTGGCATATGCCAGAGAAGTTTCATCACTGTCCAACTTATCAAGAAAAATTTTCCATAGCTTGTGGAGCTCTGCACTGGACTTCAGAAAACATAGAAGATGAAAAGGAAAGTTGGATTGTTGCATTTGATCTCGGGACAGAGAAATACCGAGTAATTCCACAGCCTGAGTACAGTGGTTCTCCTTGCTATGtatgtttgaataattttgaAGGATGCTTATCATTATCTTGTAATTACTACGCAAATGATGTTGTGGTTGTTTGGTTGCTAAATAAATATGGTGAGAAAAATGAATATTGGTCGAAATTGATTTCATTTACACATACAGAAGAGATGGATTACCCAGATTCTATAAAACCTGTTGCTTATTCAAAAAGTGGTAAGAAAATACTGTTGGAGATGGATGATAAGAACCTTGTTTGGTATAACTTAGAACAAGAGTCAGTTGAAGATATTGTGTTACATGATTTGGGACCTTTTTTTGATGTCTACTCTTGCTTGGAAAGTCTAGTCTCCGTCGATGTTACAGGCACATCAGCTGAAGCTATAACCAATGCTAAGgagaattga